A stretch of DNA from Gottschalkia acidurici 9a:
TAAGACTAAGATTAGGAATAGTAGAGAGCAATAAATTTTTCAGCGAGCTGATGGTTGGTGAGAATCAGTAGGTTTAGACTCTTGAACTCACCTATGAGTAATTGCCTGACAATGTAGGGTATATCGGAATTCTCCGTTATCAGAATAGATAGTGTTAGCTATTGAAAGAGTGGATTTTTTGTATATTTATATACTTTTTTAAGTGTATATAAATTTATAAAAAATCAATTAGAGTGGTACCACGGGAATATAACCTCGTCTCTTAAATGAGACGAGGTTTTTTTGTATTTTAAATTAAGCAAAGGAGTTGGTAATAATGAAAAAGATATTAGTTTTTGATACTACATTAAGAGATGGTGAACAAGTACCTGGAGCAAAGCTTAACTTACATCAAAAAATAGAAATAGCTAAACAACTTATAAAATTAAATGTAGACATTATAGAAGCAGGATTTCCATCATCATCACCTGGAGATTTTAAATCAGTAGAAACTATAGCAAAAAAGATAGGAGATAAAGCTATGATAACAGCTCTTGCTAGAGCAGTTAAATCTGATATTACATCCGTATATGAAAGCGTAAAACATGCACAAGATCCACTTATTCATATTGTATTAGGTACATCTAATGTACACGTAGAAAAGAAATTCAGTAAAACAAAAGAACAGGTATTGGAAACTGGAGTTGAAGCAGTAAAGTATGCAAAGAGTCTTCTTCCAAATGTTCAGTACTCAACAGAAGATGCATCAAGAAGTGACTTTGAATATCTTTGGAAAACCATAGAGGCTGTAGTGAAGGCTGGAGCTACTATGATTAATATACCTGACACTGTCGGCTATGCAGTACCAGAAGAGTTTGGAGAACTAATAAGAAAAATAAACTATCGTCTTAAAAACCTTAATGACAAAGTGATATTAAGTGTTCATTGTCATAATGATACTGGATTAGCTACTGCAAATACTCTTGCAGCTATAAAAAATGGTGCAGATAAAATAGAGTGTACTATAAACGGAATAGGGGAAAGAGCAGGAAATACAGCATTAGAAGAAGTAGTTATGGGACTTAAGTTAAGAAAAGAATATTATAATGCCGATACTAACATAGTAACTAGGGAAATAAAGAAAACATCAAATTTAGTAAGTGGCTTGATGGGATTGGATGTTCAAGTTAATAAAGCTATAACTGGAGATAATGCTTTCTCTCATTCATCTGGTATTCACCAAGATGGACTATTAAAAAATAGAGACGTTTATGAGGTTATAAGACCAGAAGACGTAGGCGTTAATAATATGGAGTTAGTCTTAACTGCTAGATCAGGAAGACATGCATTTAAGGATGCTATTACTAGCTTAGGATTAGAAATAGGTAATGAAATAGAATTCGATGATTTATTTAAGAGATTTTTAGAACTTGCAGATATGAAAAAAGAAGTCTATCATCATGATTTAATCTATTTAATAGAAAAATACTATCATGATAATGACAGTATGGCTAATGAGAGATTTATGGAAATAGGAAAAAAACTGTATGAGATAGAGTCTTTACAGGTAATAAGCAATGATATATTCCCTACAGCAACAGTAAAGATAAAAAAGGGAGACGAAATTCTAATAGAAAGCTCAGTAGGGCATGGACCTATAGATGCCCTTTATACGGCTATAAAAAATGCAGTTAAACTGGATGTAGAATTAAAGGAATATAAAATAAATAGTATGTCAAGAGGCAAAGATGCACTAGGAAGAGTATCTATAGTAATAGATTACAATGGAAAAGAATACTCTTCTAAGGCAACAGAGACAGATATAATAAGATCGAGTGCTGTAGCATTTATAAATGGAATTAATTCTATAATACTAGATGATGAGTTGATATAGTTTGAACTGAAGTGAACTATCTACTAAATTGATATTAAGATTAATAATTATTAGAATATAACACTTTCTTA
This window harbors:
- a CDS encoding 2-isopropylmalate synthase; the protein is MKKILVFDTTLRDGEQVPGAKLNLHQKIEIAKQLIKLNVDIIEAGFPSSSPGDFKSVETIAKKIGDKAMITALARAVKSDITSVYESVKHAQDPLIHIVLGTSNVHVEKKFSKTKEQVLETGVEAVKYAKSLLPNVQYSTEDASRSDFEYLWKTIEAVVKAGATMINIPDTVGYAVPEEFGELIRKINYRLKNLNDKVILSVHCHNDTGLATANTLAAIKNGADKIECTINGIGERAGNTALEEVVMGLKLRKEYYNADTNIVTREIKKTSNLVSGLMGLDVQVNKAITGDNAFSHSSGIHQDGLLKNRDVYEVIRPEDVGVNNMELVLTARSGRHAFKDAITSLGLEIGNEIEFDDLFKRFLELADMKKEVYHHDLIYLIEKYYHDNDSMANERFMEIGKKLYEIESLQVISNDIFPTATVKIKKGDEILIESSVGHGPIDALYTAIKNAVKLDVELKEYKINSMSRGKDALGRVSIVIDYNGKEYSSKATETDIIRSSAVAFINGINSIILDDELI